GCAAAAGTCATTTGCTTCCCGCTACCCGCCATGATCACCGCAGGATGATCTGGCCGATTTTGGGCGTGCGTAATGGGGTGCAGGCTCATGAATTTTCTCTCCCTAGCGCGGCCTCATAGAGGCGCGCGCGATTCACTCTCTAAATGAAACCTAACGGCGGAAGAGCCGCACTCAAGCGAAATCGGAAGTCGCGCCAGCCAATCGATGGCGCAAAAAAAGGCGGCGGGTAAACCCGCCGCCTATACTCGGACATCCTCTCCAATGTCCGACCCGCTTTTGAGCGGGTTATTCCGAATGCGGCTTACTTGCCGCCGCGACCGGTCAGCGTCGCCTGATTAGAGGCTGCGACCTGCGTTTCGGTTTCTAGCATATAGGGAATCGGGTTGACTGCAACCCCGTCGACACGGACTTCATAATGAAGATGTGGACCAGTTGACCGACCGGTAGAGCCGACATAGCCAATCACATCGCCTTTGCGAACCGTATCACCAGCGGCAACAGCCAAGCGTGACATGTGCGCATAACGGGTTTCGAGATCGGAACCGTGATCGATGCTGATGTAAAGACCGTAGCTGGAGAACCAGTCGGCGCGCTCAATGATGCCATCAGCGGTAGCGTAAATCGGTGTGCCAGTCGGCGCGGCCAGATCGACGCCCTTGTGACGTGCGCGGCGGCGAAGAACCGGGTGATTGCGCATTCCGTATCCGCTCGTAAGCGTCGAATTGGAAAGCGGGCTGCGCGACGGAACCGAAACGACTGGTTGCTGTGTAACAGGAGCGCCCGGGCCTTTTTCGTCAAGCGCTGTCCAGCTCGCGAACAGCTGGCGGAACCGCGGATCGCCTGTATTCAGACTTTCAGCTTTCGCTTCTTCAATTGGCTGGGTGATATCCGCTGTCGCGGTAGAGGTGTTGGCCGTATTTGCCGTGTTCGCTGCAGCCGGAGCCGCTGCAATCAACGAAGCCGCAGCCACAACAGCTGCAGTCGCTTTTGAAATCGGACGCTTGAAAAGCGTGTTCATACTAACCCGGTCCTTTTGCGCCTTATGAACGCATTATCTCAACTCAAATCACCCAAAATACCGGCAGTCTTTGCGCTGCATTCCGTAAATCGATGATCGTTCAAACCGGCGATAGGCCTGTCAAAACTTGTAAGAGCGGAGTTATCGGGCCGAAATCTTAAAGCGCAACTTCCGCGTAGAATTCGCGCGATAAACCGGCTGCAAGACGGGCTGAGTCGTTAAATGGCGGCTTAACCGCCCCTCTGAAATAGCGCTGGACCAGAGTTTTCCACATCGATTCTGGCGGATTTCCGTGGTTTTCGGCGCATCGCAGAAAATGTTTTGTCCCGAATCGGACGTGCCGAATTTCATCGTCAAGAATGCGCGTCAAAATCTTTGCGCCGTTCTCGTCACCCGCACTCTGCACGCGCTCCAAAGTGGCAGGCGTGACGTCAAGCCCGCGCGCCTCCAGCACCATTGGCACAATCGCGAGGCGAGCCGCGACGTCATGCCGGGTTGTATGCGCCGCCTCCCATAACCCCCCATGGGCCGGCAATGCGCCGTAATGGCTGCCAAGGGTTTTCAGCTTTCTGTCGAGCAGAGCAAAATGCATCGCTTCATCGGCAGCGACATAGAGGAAGTCCGCAACGAACTCCTCACCCATTTCCTCACCAAAGCGCCCAGCCATATCAAGCGCCAGATCAATCGCGAC
This region of Erythrobacter sp. F6033 genomic DNA includes:
- a CDS encoding M23 family metallopeptidase, with translation MNTLFKRPISKATAAVVAAASLIAAAPAAANTANTANTSTATADITQPIEEAKAESLNTGDPRFRQLFASWTALDEKGPGAPVTQQPVVSVPSRSPLSNSTLTSGYGMRNHPVLRRRARHKGVDLAAPTGTPIYATADGIIERADWFSSYGLYISIDHGSDLETRYAHMSRLAVAAGDTVRKGDVIGYVGSTGRSTGPHLHYEVRVDGVAVNPIPYMLETETQVAASNQATLTGRGGK
- a CDS encoding ferritin-like domain-containing protein codes for the protein MQSLSSAIQAALMTADPRAKCFATRDVARRWRRGDLEWRFDVTMPEYPARPDTPELLDPKKMPKRGKFGSDRARIALWHSLAHIEFVAIDLALDMAGRFGEEMGEEFVADFLYVAADEAMHFALLDRKLKTLGSHYGALPAHGGLWEAAHTTRHDVAARLAIVPMVLEARGLDVTPATLERVQSAGDENGAKILTRILDDEIRHVRFGTKHFLRCAENHGNPPESMWKTLVQRYFRGAVKPPFNDSARLAAGLSREFYAEVAL